In the genome of Brachypodium distachyon strain Bd21 chromosome 3, Brachypodium_distachyon_v3.0, whole genome shotgun sequence, the window ATAAAGGACAGGGTGCATCCGCTGTAAATGAGTTGTTAGTGGGTATGTCGCAGGAGATAACATGTACCCCTCTATTCCGATATGTAAGACGTGTTGGTAGTTCAAATTGAATACCAGGATGTCTTACATATCGGAACAGCTGTAGTACTTGGAGAATAGATGTGCCTTGGGGTACCAGTGTGAGATGAAACATCAGCTAAAACTTGATTGGCTTACTTTAGGATGGTAGGTGGTTATTTCCACATGTTTTGGTAGTCTGGGTGTGTAAAGTGAACAGTCTCGGAGTTGAAGTGTGTTCTCCAGACTGGGGCAAGGGGTTATTTACACACAATTTTCTCTCTTACCTCTGTAGTTTCTgcctgttatttttttttcttgtaagATAATTTGAGAGGGGTCTAACTCTATGCCCTACTTGTCACCATATCAGGTGGTCTCCATATGGAAACACTAAATGTGTAATTTGCAAGCAACAGATGCACCAGGACGGAAAATACTGCCACACCTGTGCTTACTCAAAAGGTAAATAAATGTCTCATGTAGAAACAGCTTCTGCAGCTGCGGCTAGTTTTTCCCACTGCTTATCAGTTTTTGGCATGTACAATTTGCTTGCTAACCAGACGCCATGCTGTGAGCTAATTTACATTCTTGGTTAAATGCACATAACCCTGTAACCTTGTTAtgctaaaataaaatcatagTATCTCGCTTGCTATTTCCTCATTAAGGAACAGCCTGTACCTGTCCTCAGAATCATTTGGTTGCTGAACTTGATGCAAGTGCATTCATGTACTGCAAGAAAATAGTATTCTTGACTGAGCTTACCTTAAGAACTTCCTGTATTACGGTCATAGCATTTTAAATCAATATTATTATTGAAGCTTCCTAAATCCTGATTGTGCTATTGGCTTGTTCCAGGGGTGTGTGCAATgtgcgggaagcaagtgctggACACGAAGCTGTACAAGCAGAGCAACGTGTGATGCCATGCACGCTTATAAGCCATCAATGATCCCGCTCCTAAGCCATCAAGGATAATCTTGTAGCGACCTGTCTATGTTTAACTTGTAAGATCATGTGCTCGTGATATAGCTGTGGCTGAATAGTTCTGCGTTAAGGGAAAAAACATCTACTCGTTCTAACAATTCTGTAACATTTGTCGTTGCTCTGAAATTTCAACTCCAAGCAGTTATATGCCACAGCAATGGTATTAGTTGCAATTTCAGATTTAAGGGTTCCATTTCCCCAGGTTTTCTGTGCTTGAAACTGGGCGGCACGCCAAGGAAGGCTCCTCTTCCTTGCTCCTGCCAAATTCAGTTTCTTTTTACTTGAAACTTCATGAGTAGGCAGACAGCATTACTCGGGAAAAGCATGTGTGAGGTGATTTCATTTAGTCGGACTTTGAGCcaaaaattttaaataagAAAACAATTCGAATTTTGACTGGTTCCCAATGGAAAACGGTGAGATATCAGTGCGTGAGAGAAATTACGTACGAATCAATGATTCTTGTTGATGGTACAATTTTGAACGAACAAAGCTACTACATTACATCTCAAGATATAGTATTAACTACTACAGCCTGTGAAATGTACTACAACTTGAGACAGCATCAACTACGGCTAGATCAGCCTATGAGACTACGAAGGTTACGATACCCAGGTTAAATGGACTAATAAACCATGTGATTGCCTACTTGGGCTTATTTCTTGGCATAAATTTTCAAGAGTTAACAGTGCATCTCGATATCCGGTTCTTGCGCCTTTAGGTCCTCTGGTTGAGCACGTGACGGAGCTGGATCTTCTGGCTCTCCATCCGGGCTTCTAGAAGCTTCGCCTTGAGGCTCTGCCTTTGGACCAGCTCCATGCAGCCTCTGAATCCTCGGTTGAGCTGACTGTTCATCGAGTCTGGTGAGCTCCATCGCTCCATGCTCGGGGAGCTCAGTCCCTCGCCCAGCCCAGCGCCCTCGGTAGGATAATACATGCCGCCATTCGATAGCCTTGTGTCCGACGGTCGGGAGTTTATCGGCTCCACACCGTCCTCCTCGTGGATTTCACGGTTTTTCAGAGGGGAGGATCTCCAGAGCTTTGATATGGCTGACTGTTTCTTCTTGGGTAGCTGTTTCATGTCTGACAGGTATAAGTTGCTCAGGTCAATCTGCCCGTCCTCCGAATCGTTCCCACTCGTCCAGGAAATTCTGTCACAGATCTTGTTCACTGAAGGTTCGCTTCCGTTTCCGTTCCGCGAGAAGCTTGAACCCTGCAGATCTTCATGGCTTGTAGTCTCCCAGCTGCTGCCATCTTCTGTTTCGCTGTCATCGCAGTGACTTCTACTTGAGTACAGTTTAGTTGGGTTCTCTAGGAATATATCGGCCATTGGGTTAGCTCCTTGGATTTCTGATTCGTGTACTGAAGAGCTGTGCTGCTTAAAGCATGGTTCACTCTCCTTATTCTCAGGCTCTTCGCTCGGACGTAGCTCCTCGAATATGGCTAGTATGTCCTCTGATGCTGCTGGTGGCTCATACTTAAATTCAACCTCCTGTTCCCTGACCGATCCAATTTCCCGCAAAATGATCTCTGCCTCTCGTACTATAGTGCTGTCTCCATTGGCATGACCAAAAGAGGCAACAAAGGCCTCAACATCCTGTTGCAGTTTACTCAATTGATCAAATTTGGCTTCAAGAGTAAGTCTTGCATCAACAAGTTTCATCTGCACCCGCTCTTCACGCCACACCTCAGCCATCTGTAGCAATTTTCTGTCCTCATCCACTTCCTCCCGCAGTTTCACCGAGTCCCGCTTCATGGCTTCAATCTCGGATTTGTGTTCCTCAACCTCCCTCACAAGCTTGTTGCACACCTCTTCGGTGATTTCCCGTGTCTTCCTCTCATTGTCATACTCCTGCAACAGATTATTTGCTGCCATTTTGACCTCCTTCAACTCATCAACAAGCTTCATGTTAATTGTCTCTAGTTGCCTCCGGTTCTTCTTTTCATGGTCGAGGTCTGCCTTCATATCTTCAAGAATGGATTGAACCTTCTTGTGTTCTCTCTTCCTCCAAGCTGCTTTCTCCTCCCTCAGTTTGTCAAACAAGCGTTCGAGTTGCTTCTTAGCAGAAAGCCGCTGGGCTTCTAGCTCGCCCACCCTATCTTGTGCCCGCTGAAGCTCCATCTGGAGACTATCAGTATGACTTTCCACTTGCGGTTTATCCATGAGATTAAGTTGGCCAGCAATCACATAGGTACTATCCAATTCAAGCCCCTTTCCACTCTCAGACTCCCACTTTGTTGCATTCTCTATGCTCGTAATAGGCATCACAGCTGAGGCAAGCTGAAGCTGGACATACaaaatcaaattaaatgtACTGAATTAATTTACAGCATAGCACACATAACACCAGTTTAGGTGCACGTATGTTCTAGCTTTACCTCGTGGAGTTCTCCACTGTTACGCTCCAAGACAGAATTGGGACTCGAAGTCTCAATCTTGAGACCATGTCGGCGACCAAGATGATCCTTCCTGAGAAGCTGGACTTGTAGATGTCTTGGTATGTGCTGTCATACAAGTCAATGCGCCAACAAGTGAGTACAGGGCAGATAAGTTGCCAACAAGCAGTGAATAACCATTGTTCATCCTCATCTGCTCACAGTATCTAAACAGAATTGCTACATAAGTAACTAAGACAATGCATCATGCCAATAAACCTTCCACTGTTTTGTGTCAGTCATATTATTCACCAAACCTGAGCAAGGGCAGTTTCATACAGCATCATAGGTCGAAATAAAATCAGCACCAGCCAACAAACTGATATCCAAAAGTCAAGACAGTTCAGAATCAAAACACGCATTTGTTGCTCACTGAATCGGTTGCAGCTACTGCATGGCTGGCGACTATAACCTCTGTAGAAATGTTCTCGGAATCCAATTATAACTAGTACTAGTTTTACAGTAAAGTCTAAACCACCTAGTTAGGTGATAGCAACTCCACTAAGCACCCAATAAAGCGACGAGGCTCCCAGTAAAACACGTGGAGACAAACGGATAACTCTCCTGCATGAAGAACCTTGCAAGGACAAACGTACACTGCGATTCAATGCCGAGCCCGGGCCCCACTAGTAGATGTAGGTGCGGAGGAGGAAAGGGGGGGAGGAGATCACATGAGCAAGATTAGCTCACAAGGAACGCGCCCATGGCCGAGCGGCCAATAAATGTCCTCAGATTAGCCCCCAACGATCGATCGCAACACCAATAAATGCGGGGATCTATGCTTCGATTTGGAAGCGCCAGGACGGCGCAACGGCCGGCTGCCAATTAACTGCTGCCCGCCCGCCACGGGCGAGAGcaacggacggacggacggtgGTACGTATACTACGGTGGTGCACGAGCTAGCCGCGCTTTAATGCTGGCATTGGCGATTTGCCCCAGATTCGCGCCTCAGATTAGCATTACCGCCCGGGGGCTAAGCGAAAATTTTAGCGGTAAACCAGGTAGATTAGCGCCTAGAGTTTCAAGCATTCTGGATGTGTCCGGGGAAGGATGGTGGTTTACCTCGAGGCCGACGGGGTTGCTGGAAGCTccgcgctcggcggcggcgggatcctgctccggcggccgcagccgccACACCGCGGCCGCGAGCCGCCTCACAGACGCCGCCTTGTCTTCCTCGCTGTCCCGGACGGTCCACCGAAGCTTGGGAGTGCTGGGCCCGCCGCGGCGAGCGGAGGAAGGCGCGGCGGATGCAGGGGGCGCGATGGGGGTTttgaggaggcggcggatgcggcggcgggtggtCGCGGGGGCGCGGAGCGAGGCGGAGAGCGGCATTGCGGGGGGAGGAGGCAGGCTAGGgttgcggcggtggcgcgggcaTGGGGATCCCGGAGAgccgttggcggcggcggcggcgagagagGGAGAGTGAAGCGACGGGAATGGgggaagggagggagaggaatTATGGAGGACGGAGAGCAGAGGCACGGATTTTTTTGGGGACTTGTAAGGAAGGTGGAATTAATGACGACAAAGGGAGGTTTTATCGCTTTACAAAAAACAACCCCACAACAAAGAGGAGggctgttttttccttttgaaggAAAGAGAGGGGCTGTTTTGTATTGCACGTGAAGGacgcttttcttttcttttctttttgttgccTTCTGAGGAGTGTGGTAAAGGAAAAGGAGCACTAATAAAACACTGAAAACAGATTTGGTAAAGAAAAACGGGAAATATACAGCCCTAACGTTCGCTCGTTGGCTGTGTTGCGCGACGGTGCTGCGCGCGTGGGCTGTGCTGCCGGTGCCGTGAGACGAGTCTTGTGGCAGTGCGTGCATGCAAAATTTGCATGCGAATCTGCTTGCTTGCATGTCCAtgcattctttcttttttttaaacttgCATGTGCATGCGTTCATTTTTAATGTACTGCTCCGTCTGTTCCGATATTCTTGTCATATTCTTGTCCCAACCATTTCACAAACACAATTTTATAAAAACAACCtccgaattaaaataattacAGGTCAATTAATACAAAGTTTGAAATTCAAATCTCTGCCTGCGCACTCCAGGTCGCCCTGCGCTCTCCCCAggtcgcctcctccttcccctctGCAGGTCGCCTGCTCCTTCCCCTCTCCAGTCCTGCGTCCAACTTCCTCCAACTTCCTCTACAGCGGAACTGCGCCATCCTCCAGTCCGCTTGTGTCCAGCCTCCAGGCCTCCGCTTGTCTCTAGTCTCCATGCCCATACCAAATCTTAACTCCAGTCCACCTGAAGATGATGCTGGAGCCAATTTGGAAGATGAGGAGCTAGGTGGAGCCAATTTGGAAGATCAGGTGGAGCCAGGTACAGAGCATGAGTAACTCCCGCGTcagaacaaagaaaattaTCATTTGCCCAtatagattttgaaattgctcCTACTACAGCGAGTACTCCATGTATAAACATAAAAGGAACACAGATTTAACATGTTGATCAGGTATTCTGAACACAGATTTGTACAGGTGGAGGAAGATGATCAAATCAACCATTTCTCAGCTTAAATTGTTCATCATGTTGAGAACACAGCACCTTTTAATTGTTTAGCATGTTCAGAGCACAGCTCTAAATGTTCAGAATATATTAGCTTTAGATTGGAG includes:
- the LOC100822340 gene encoding COP1-interactive protein 1 isoform X1; its protein translation is MPLSASLRAPATTRRRIRRLLKTPIAPPASAAPSSARRGGPSTPKLRWTVRDSEEDKAASVRRLAAAVWRLRPPEQDPAAAERGASSNPVGLEHIPRHLQVQLLRKDHLGRRHGLKIETSSPNSVLERNSGELHELQLASAVMPITSIENATKWESESGKGLELDSTYVIAGQLNLMDKPQVESHTDSLQMELQRAQDRVGELEAQRLSAKKQLERLFDKLREEKAAWRKREHKKVQSILEDMKADLDHEKKNRRQLETINMKLVDELKEVKMAANNLLQEYDNERKTREITEEVCNKLVREVEEHKSEIEAMKRDSVKLREEVDEDRKLLQMAEVWREERVQMKLVDARLTLEAKFDQLSKLQQDVEAFVASFGHANGDSTIVREAEIILREIGSVREQEVEFKYEPPAASEDILAIFEELRPSEEPENKESEPCFKQHSSSVHESEIQGANPMADIFLENPTKLYSSRSHCDDSETEDGSSWETTSHEDLQGSSFSRNGNGSEPSVNKICDRISWTSGNDSEDGQIDLSNLYLSDMKQLPKKKQSAISKLWRSSPLKNREIHEEDGVEPINSRPSDTRLSNGGMYYPTEGAGLGEGLSSPSMERWSSPDSMNSQLNRGFRGCMELVQRQSLKAKLLEARMESQKIQLRHVLNQRT
- the LOC100839223 gene encoding cysteine-rich PDZ-binding protein, which translates into the protein MVCTKCEKKLGKVIVPDKWKEGASNTFEGGGRKINENKLLSKKNRWSPYGNTKCVICKQQMHQDGKYCHTCAYSKGVCAMCGKQVLDTKLYKQSNV
- the LOC100822340 gene encoding cingulin isoform X2; translation: MMLYETALAQHIPRHLQVQLLRKDHLGRRHGLKIETSSPNSVLERNSGELHELQLASAVMPITSIENATKWESESGKGLELDSTYVIAGQLNLMDKPQVESHTDSLQMELQRAQDRVGELEAQRLSAKKQLERLFDKLREEKAAWRKREHKKVQSILEDMKADLDHEKKNRRQLETINMKLVDELKEVKMAANNLLQEYDNERKTREITEEVCNKLVREVEEHKSEIEAMKRDSVKLREEVDEDRKLLQMAEVWREERVQMKLVDARLTLEAKFDQLSKLQQDVEAFVASFGHANGDSTIVREAEIILREIGSVREQEVEFKYEPPAASEDILAIFEELRPSEEPENKESEPCFKQHSSSVHESEIQGANPMADIFLENPTKLYSSRSHCDDSETEDGSSWETTSHEDLQGSSFSRNGNGSEPSVNKICDRISWTSGNDSEDGQIDLSNLYLSDMKQLPKKKQSAISKLWRSSPLKNREIHEEDGVEPINSRPSDTRLSNGGMYYPTEGAGLGEGLSSPSMERWSSPDSMNSQLNRGFRGCMELVQRQSLKAKLLEARMESQKIQLRHVLNQRT